From a single Sulfolobus sp. E5-1-F genomic region:
- a CDS encoding 5-(carboxyamino)imidazole ribonucleotide synthase codes for MFSILDWKPKIGILGGGQLGWMMILEGRKFPFTFYVLENDKNAPACRIADRCFSPQEYKEFVDSSDVVTFEFEHVYEEALKYAQESGKLLPRLNSVELKRERYKEKLFYREHNLPTPRFFIAEDGEDALRILREEFNNIGVIKESRGGYDGKGQYFIFNDAEKYQFLREKKEKMIVEEYVNFDFEASVIIARDKKGNFVSYPPTYNYNEKGILVYNYGPYFNQEIINVAKRLSEELDYVGTMGVEVFVTNGKVFINEFAPRVHNSGHYTLDGALISQFEQHLRAIVDMELGPTTILSPSGMVNILGTDKIPIEVLKYGKIYWYSKSEVRKRRKLGHINVVGNNLEEVKQKIDKIMQLIYPNGLDL; via the coding sequence ATGTTCTCAATACTAGATTGGAAGCCTAAAATTGGAATATTGGGAGGAGGACAATTAGGTTGGATGATGATACTAGAGGGAAGGAAATTCCCATTCACCTTTTACGTATTAGAAAACGATAAGAATGCTCCAGCTTGCAGGATTGCAGATAGGTGCTTCTCTCCTCAGGAGTACAAAGAATTTGTTGATTCCTCAGACGTAGTTACATTTGAATTCGAACATGTATATGAAGAAGCACTGAAATATGCTCAAGAGAGTGGAAAGTTGTTACCTAGACTCAATTCTGTTGAGTTAAAGAGAGAACGTTATAAAGAGAAACTATTTTACAGAGAGCACAACTTGCCTACTCCTAGATTTTTTATAGCAGAGGATGGTGAAGACGCATTAAGAATACTTAGGGAAGAGTTTAACAACATAGGAGTTATTAAGGAGTCTAGAGGTGGATATGATGGGAAAGGCCAATATTTTATATTTAATGACGCTGAAAAATATCAATTCTTAAGAGAAAAGAAGGAAAAGATGATCGTTGAGGAATACGTTAATTTTGACTTTGAGGCTTCAGTTATTATAGCTAGAGATAAAAAAGGGAATTTTGTCAGCTATCCTCCCACATACAATTACAACGAAAAGGGTATCCTAGTTTACAATTATGGGCCTTATTTTAATCAAGAGATTATTAATGTAGCTAAGAGGTTGAGTGAGGAATTGGATTATGTAGGAACTATGGGTGTTGAGGTTTTTGTAACCAACGGTAAGGTTTTTATTAACGAGTTTGCTCCTAGAGTTCATAACTCGGGTCATTACACTCTAGATGGTGCTCTTATCTCTCAATTTGAACAGCACCTAAGGGCTATAGTTGACATGGAATTAGGCCCAACCACTATTTTATCTCCTAGCGGAATGGTTAATATTTTAGGTACAGATAAAATACCAATCGAAGTATTAAAATATGGCAAGATTTACTGGTACTCTAAAAGCGAAGTGAGAAAGAGGAGAAAATTGGGTCATATAAACGTCGTAGGGAATAATCTTGAGGAAGTTAAGCAAAAAATTGATAAAATTATGCAACTAATTTATCCTAATGGGTTAGATTTATGA
- a CDS encoding helix-turn-helix domain-containing protein, whose protein sequence is MNVRELAILTLLSEGELSVKEIQEYVSIPRRNLVKTIRKLEKKGYIQEKAYVGDDVIVEITEYGLEMLYKNFVYLRDLINEMENVLCSKFDC, encoded by the coding sequence ATGAATGTTAGAGAGTTAGCAATTCTCACTTTGTTGTCAGAAGGTGAATTAAGCGTTAAAGAAATACAAGAATACGTAAGCATACCAAGAAGGAATCTGGTCAAAACTATAAGAAAATTGGAGAAGAAAGGTTATATTCAAGAGAAGGCATATGTTGGAGATGATGTTATAGTTGAAATTACTGAATATGGACTTGAAATGTTATATAAAAACTTCGTGTATTTAAGAGATCTAATAAACGAAATGGAGAATGTGTTATGTAGTAAATTCGACTGTTAA
- a CDS encoding cyclic nucleotide-binding/CBS domain-containing protein, whose protein sequence is MLKRIKDFMSSPVFQVEANTSLQEVCKLMLERGVGSVVVTEQGVPKGIFTDRDAIKAIAIGLSSSDEVRLAATMGNLIIVDEDIDVFEALKIMASNKIRHLPVKNKNGNIIGMFSITDIHKVYS, encoded by the coding sequence ATGCTTAAACGAATTAAAGATTTCATGTCATCACCAGTTTTCCAAGTTGAAGCAAATACTTCTCTTCAAGAAGTATGTAAGTTAATGCTAGAAAGGGGGGTAGGGTCAGTAGTAGTGACAGAACAAGGAGTCCCCAAGGGAATATTTACTGATAGAGACGCAATTAAGGCAATCGCTATAGGTTTAAGCTCCAGCGATGAGGTTAGATTAGCAGCTACTATGGGGAACCTAATAATTGTTGATGAAGATATCGATGTCTTTGAGGCGTTAAAAATAATGGCATCAAATAAGATTAGGCATCTGCCAGTTAAGAACAAGAATGGAAATATTATAGGAATGTTCTCGATAACTGATATTCACAAGGTTTATAGCTAG
- the purE gene encoding 5-(carboxyamino)imidazole ribonucleotide mutase produces the protein MPKVAVIMGSKNDWEYMKEAVEILKQFGVEYEARVVSAHRTPEFMMQYAKEAEKRGIEVIIAGAGGAAHLPGMVASLTSLPVIGVPIPSKNLNGLDSLLSIVQMPYGVPVATVAIGGAKNAALLAIRILGIKYKSLADKIKKFSEDMTNDVLNTRLEA, from the coding sequence GTGCCAAAAGTAGCTGTAATTATGGGAAGTAAAAATGATTGGGAGTATATGAAAGAAGCTGTAGAGATTTTGAAACAATTTGGTGTAGAATATGAAGCTAGGGTAGTTTCAGCTCATAGAACCCCAGAATTTATGATGCAATATGCTAAAGAAGCAGAAAAGAGGGGAATAGAAGTTATTATTGCTGGGGCAGGTGGGGCTGCTCATTTACCCGGCATGGTTGCTTCACTTACAAGTCTTCCAGTTATAGGTGTTCCTATTCCCTCAAAGAATCTAAATGGTCTTGACTCACTTCTTTCAATAGTACAAATGCCCTATGGAGTACCAGTAGCTACAGTCGCAATAGGTGGTGCTAAAAACGCTGCACTATTGGCAATAAGAATTTTAGGAATAAAATACAAGAGTTTAGCAGATAAAATTAAAAAATTCTCAGAAGATATGACCAATGATGTTCTCAATACTAGATTGGAAGCCTAA
- a CDS encoding glycine cleavage system protein H: MVVESNCEIPENLYYFIEGKNTVWARLEGSDTIVVGITDLAQTMAGKIVKVRIKKKGTKVEKGRPVATMESGKWAGPVPAPVSGEVVEVNAEAEKSPIIINQDPYGKGWLVKMKMANPEELKQLISGQAAIQKLKELIASEKLTCKRL, encoded by the coding sequence ATGGTAGTTGAATCGAATTGCGAAATACCAGAAAATCTTTACTACTTTATAGAAGGTAAGAACACAGTTTGGGCTAGATTGGAGGGTTCAGATACAATCGTTGTAGGGATAACTGATCTCGCACAAACAATGGCAGGAAAAATAGTTAAGGTAAGAATAAAGAAAAAAGGCACTAAGGTGGAGAAAGGGAGGCCAGTAGCCACTATGGAAAGTGGAAAGTGGGCTGGACCAGTTCCAGCACCAGTATCTGGAGAAGTAGTTGAGGTTAATGCGGAAGCAGAGAAAAGTCCAATAATTATAAATCAAGACCCTTATGGAAAAGGATGGTTAGTAAAGATGAAGATGGCCAATCCAGAGGAGTTGAAACAACTAATTAGTGGACAAGCTGCTATACAAAAATTAAAGGAGTTAATAGCTTCGGAAAAGTTAACATGCAAGAGGCTGTAA
- a CDS encoding DsbA family oxidoreductase produces the protein MVVKITFFHDVLCPFCFVTSRRLRSVVRKFNDEIVVKHKAFMIISSLDDLKAAAPTEEEARELFKQEFSIIKRYFPDYDPEKVIGKGKITWVWSLPPLMACKAAEYQKGDNGYWDYFDKAQEKFFLEGENVNDDNVLIEIAEKIGLDIERFKEDFKSKKARMSVYEDEAEAHAMGIRGVPALLVNDYWLIRGVQEETYLESVIEDLLSNGGEPKKVKLKAYWEAT, from the coding sequence ATGGTTGTAAAAATAACGTTTTTCCATGACGTGTTGTGTCCCTTTTGTTTTGTAACATCTCGGAGGTTAAGAAGTGTCGTAAGGAAATTCAATGACGAAATAGTAGTAAAGCACAAGGCCTTTATGATAATCTCATCACTCGATGATCTAAAAGCTGCTGCTCCAACGGAAGAGGAGGCTAGAGAATTGTTTAAACAAGAATTTTCTATCATAAAAAGGTATTTTCCGGACTATGATCCGGAAAAAGTAATAGGTAAAGGTAAAATAACGTGGGTTTGGTCTCTTCCTCCTTTAATGGCATGTAAGGCTGCCGAATACCAAAAGGGTGATAATGGATATTGGGATTACTTTGATAAGGCTCAAGAGAAGTTCTTCTTGGAAGGTGAGAACGTTAATGATGATAATGTCTTGATTGAGATTGCTGAGAAGATAGGCTTGGATATTGAGAGATTTAAGGAAGATTTTAAGTCTAAAAAGGCTAGGATGTCAGTCTATGAGGATGAAGCTGAAGCTCACGCCATGGGAATTAGGGGAGTTCCAGCACTATTGGTTAATGACTATTGGCTTATTAGGGGAGTTCAAGAGGAGACTTATCTTGAATCGGTAATAGAGGATCTGTTATCTAATGGAGGAGAACCAAAAAAAGTGAAACTAAAAGCTTATTGGGAAGCTACTTAA
- a CDS encoding FAD-binding oxidoreductase: MIKIILVLEVNPADENEVFQIISESKKDNKKVGIRGFGSHTKREIKPDIMIVTTQRLNNFEVSENKVIADSGADVKKIREEASQKNLLLPAIYDGSIGGLLALNEISSLSTAYGTPWNFTEWVDFITTFGKIRWRIVIGSQGLFGVITKASLRLYEKPNRVFIYEKGITDKREFKHELRKLIELKPISLLVEYEGDSKTFEVHASYISQHDLEGYSKDEGIPMISEVSDKNSYIVEIGDFVEDFISVAERVSPYYMYGIYGVNLLKVYVTDDSLLKDFKYYPRNKPNPVFYKLKRILDFYNIFA; encoded by the coding sequence TTGATAAAGATAATACTTGTGTTAGAAGTAAACCCAGCTGATGAGAATGAGGTATTTCAGATAATCAGTGAATCTAAAAAGGATAATAAGAAAGTTGGAATAAGGGGATTTGGGAGTCACACTAAAAGGGAAATCAAACCAGATATAATGATAGTTACAACTCAAAGACTCAATAATTTTGAAGTAAGCGAAAACAAGGTAATAGCTGATAGTGGTGCTGATGTTAAAAAAATAAGAGAAGAGGCATCGCAAAAAAACTTACTACTCCCAGCAATTTATGATGGAAGTATAGGTGGCCTATTGGCGCTTAATGAAATATCAAGTTTATCCACAGCATATGGTACACCTTGGAATTTCACGGAATGGGTAGATTTCATAACTACCTTTGGCAAAATTAGATGGAGAATTGTAATTGGTTCACAAGGTTTATTTGGAGTAATAACAAAGGCTAGTCTAAGACTATATGAGAAACCAAATAGGGTGTTTATATACGAAAAAGGGATAACTGATAAGAGGGAATTTAAACATGAATTAAGAAAGTTAATAGAACTGAAGCCAATTTCACTCCTAGTAGAATATGAAGGAGATAGCAAGACCTTTGAAGTACATGCATCATATATAAGTCAACATGACTTAGAGGGTTACTCTAAAGATGAGGGAATTCCTATGATATCAGAGGTATCTGATAAAAATAGTTATATAGTTGAGATAGGCGATTTTGTGGAGGACTTCATATCTGTTGCGGAAAGAGTCTCACCTTATTATATGTATGGAATATATGGGGTTAATTTACTCAAAGTTTACGTTACTGATGATTCATTACTAAAAGATTTCAAATATTATCCTAGAAATAAACCTAATCCGGTCTTTTATAAGCTTAAACGAATATTAGATTTCTATAACATTTTCGCATGA
- a CDS encoding winged helix-turn-helix domain-containing protein, with product MRFKFKIWIETEEGKPLIGKGGVKLLRAIESTGSLSSASKLVGVSYKFAWEYVKKINEILSDSVEMRKGGKNAGGSRVNEKLDKLLSIYEEAQKEISEILEKYNKKINELLNEEEKKSQ from the coding sequence ATGAGGTTCAAATTTAAAATCTGGATTGAGACAGAAGAGGGAAAACCCCTTATAGGGAAAGGTGGAGTGAAATTATTAAGAGCAATTGAAAGTACTGGTTCTCTTTCCAGTGCTTCCAAATTAGTTGGTGTCTCATATAAGTTTGCTTGGGAGTACGTCAAAAAAATTAATGAAATATTGAGTGACTCCGTAGAAATGAGAAAAGGAGGAAAAAATGCGGGAGGTTCTAGAGTTAATGAAAAGTTAGATAAGCTGTTAAGTATCTATGAAGAGGCACAAAAGGAGATATCAGAAATCCTTGAAAAATACAATAAAAAGATAAATGAGCTATTAAATGAGGAAGAGAAAAAAAGTCAATAG
- a CDS encoding lipoate--protein ligase — MSWRFVSLPPQDGYHMVTSFVSVAEYVNRGGKNTLLVFSVKEPFVNVGVHQEVWLEVDLEFTKKMKIPVVRRDLGGGTVVITQGEHDYFIVVRQEDSPRNPTELYKKFLTPVVNVLRSYGLNADLRDQDIVVNGKKISGNGAMTHGNSIVIAGNILLSLDVDLISKCIKVPTEKFRDKMAKDMSEWLTSLEKELGYIPPREEINRKLKESFEKELGIKFEDATLTPEEIELWEKLASEKAKEEWIFYKDNRHPDIHTERCVKISSAVALCHLDYKARKLLRITIKIVNRKIDEISISGDFFVMSPNGFIEYLEDKLKGVSANFEEIRKIILDTFNEKKPVIFGFNENDLINALTEIMRKPEIQEVI; from the coding sequence ATGAGCTGGAGATTTGTATCTCTCCCTCCTCAAGATGGATATCACATGGTAACTTCATTTGTATCCGTAGCAGAATATGTGAATAGAGGAGGGAAAAATACATTATTGGTTTTTTCAGTTAAGGAGCCCTTTGTAAATGTAGGAGTACATCAAGAAGTATGGTTAGAAGTTGATTTAGAATTTACCAAAAAGATGAAAATTCCAGTCGTTAGACGTGATTTAGGAGGAGGGACAGTAGTAATAACGCAAGGTGAGCATGACTATTTTATTGTTGTTAGGCAAGAAGATTCGCCTAGAAATCCCACTGAATTATATAAGAAATTCCTTACACCCGTAGTAAACGTGCTACGTTCATATGGATTAAACGCTGATTTAAGAGATCAAGATATAGTAGTCAATGGAAAGAAAATAAGTGGAAATGGAGCAATGACACATGGTAATTCAATCGTAATAGCTGGCAATATTTTGTTAAGCCTAGATGTTGATCTAATTAGTAAGTGCATAAAGGTTCCTACAGAAAAGTTTAGGGACAAAATGGCTAAGGATATGTCAGAATGGTTAACATCATTAGAAAAGGAATTAGGATATATTCCGCCTAGAGAGGAAATTAACAGAAAGCTTAAGGAATCCTTTGAAAAGGAATTAGGCATTAAATTCGAGGATGCAACCTTAACACCAGAGGAAATAGAGTTATGGGAGAAATTAGCAAGTGAAAAGGCTAAAGAAGAATGGATATTTTACAAGGACAATAGACACCCTGATATTCACACAGAAAGATGCGTTAAAATCTCGTCAGCAGTAGCTCTTTGCCACCTCGACTATAAAGCTAGAAAACTGTTAAGAATTACGATTAAAATAGTGAATAGGAAAATTGATGAAATATCAATTTCTGGCGACTTTTTCGTCATGTCGCCAAATGGATTTATAGAATATTTGGAAGATAAACTAAAGGGAGTATCTGCTAATTTCGAAGAGATAAGGAAAATAATTCTTGACACATTTAACGAGAAGAAACCAGTGATATTTGGCTTTAATGAAAATGATTTAATAAACGCACTAACAGAAATTATGAGAAAACCAGAAATACAAGAGGTTATTTAA
- a CDS encoding type 1 glutamine amidotransferase domain-containing protein translates to MESKKVLFIVGEEFEDIELLYPYYRVIEEGFKPVIAWKEANSKVTGKHGYTVISDLSFKDVRPEDYAALVIPGGRGPEHIRTLEEVKNLTRKFFELKKPVAAICHGPQVLISANLVKGRKLTSVTSIKDDVIAAGGVYIDSDVVVDENLISSRVPSDLPAFASTLIKALKSLK, encoded by the coding sequence ATGGAATCGAAAAAGGTCTTATTCATAGTTGGGGAAGAGTTTGAAGATATTGAGCTATTATATCCCTATTATAGGGTAATTGAGGAGGGTTTTAAACCAGTAATAGCGTGGAAAGAGGCTAATTCGAAAGTTACCGGAAAGCACGGATATACTGTAATTTCTGACCTCTCGTTCAAGGACGTTAGACCAGAGGATTATGCAGCATTAGTTATACCAGGCGGTAGAGGACCAGAACACATAAGAACTTTAGAGGAAGTCAAAAATCTTACTAGAAAATTCTTTGAGTTAAAAAAACCAGTTGCGGCAATATGCCACGGGCCTCAAGTCTTAATTTCAGCTAATCTGGTAAAAGGAAGAAAACTAACCTCAGTTACGTCAATAAAAGATGATGTAATCGCTGCAGGTGGAGTCTATATTGACAGTGACGTCGTAGTTGATGAAAATTTGATATCCTCCAGAGTACCTAGTGATTTACCAGCCTTTGCTTCTACTCTAATCAAGGCACTAAAGAGCCTAAAATAA